The Aspergillus nidulans FGSC A4 chromosome VIII genome contains the following window.
CATGGAGAATTTTGACCCGCTCGGTATTCATACCGGTGACTCCATCGTTGTCGCCCCATCTCAGACTCTATCTGACGAGGACTACAATATGCTGCGCACAACGGCCGTTAACGTCATCCGTCATCTTGGTGTTGTCGGAGAATGCAATATTCAATACGCCCTCAACCCCTACTCGAAGGAATACTGCATTATCGAGGTCAATGCTCGTCTCTCTCGATCTTCTGCGCTCGCTTCCAAGGCTACCGGATACCCTCTTGCCTTCATTGCTGCTAAGCTTGGATTGAACATCCCGCTCAATGAAATCAAGAACTCTGTCACCAAGGTTACCTGTGCCTGCTTCGAACCCTCCCTCGATTACTGTGTTGTGAAGATCCCTCGctgggatttgaagaagtttACCCGCGTCTCCACACAGCTCGGTTCCTCCATGAAGAGTGTTGGTGAGGTTATGGCCATTGGCAGAACTTTCGAAGAAGCAATTCAGAAAGCCATTCGGTCTGTGGACTTCCACAACCTTGGGTTCAACGAGACCAACGCCCTCATGTCTATCAAGACTGAGTTGCAAACTCCTTCCGACCAGCGTCTTTTCGCCATCGCAAACGCTATGGCCGCTGGCTACAGCGTCGATGACATCTGGAAGCTCACCAACATTGACAAGTGGTTCCTCACTAGACTCAAGGGTCTTAGTGACTTTGGCAAGCTCATGACCAATTACAATGCTAGCACCGTAACGGcacctcttcttcgtcaggCTAAGCAGCTTGGTTTCTCTGACCGCCAACTTGCAAAGTTCTTGAGCTCCAACGAGTTGGCTATCAGACGGTTGCGTGTGGAGGCTGGCATCATTCCAATTGTCAAGCAGATCGATACAGTCGCTGCCGAGTTCCCTTCGGTGACCAATTATCTGTATCTCACTTACAACGCTTCCGAACATGATGTTAGGTTTGACGACAATGGTATTATGGTACTGGGTTCTGGTGTCTACCGTATCGGATCTTCAGTCGAGTTCGATTGGTGCTCTGTGAGGACAATTCGAACTCTCCGTGAGCAGGGACACAAGACTGTCATGGTTAACTACAACCCTGAGACTGTTAGTACCGACTACGACGAGGCTGATCGCTTGTATTTCGAGAATATCAATCTGGAAACGGTGCTCGATATTTACCAGCTGGAGTCCTCCAGCGGTGTGATCATGTCCATGGGTGGTCAGACTCCTAACAATATCGCTCTTCCGTTGCACCGCCTCAATGTTCGTATTCTTGGTACTTCGCCTGAAATGATTGACGGAGCCGAGAACCGTTACAAGTTCTCCCGCATGCTTGACCGTATTGGCGTCGACCAACctgcttggaaggagctCACCAGCATCGAAGAGGCCCGTGAGTTCTGTGACAAGGTCGGCTACCCCGTGCTTGTTCGGCCTTCATATGTGTTGTCAGGTGCGGCCATGAACACTGTCTACTCTGAACATGATCTTGCCAGCTATCTCAACCAAGCTGCGGACGTCTCCCGTGAACATCCTGTTGTCATCACCAAGTATATTGAAAATGCCAAGGAGATCGAGATGGATGCAGTCGCTCGTAATGGTGTCATGGTTGGCCATTTCATCTCCGAGCACGTGGAAAACGCTGGTGTCCACTCTGGTGACGCGACTCTGATCCTGCCACCCCAGGACTTGGACCCTGAGACCGTTCGACGAATTGAAGAAGCCACCCGCAAGATTGGGAACGCTCTGAACGTGACTGGACCCTTCAACATTCAATTCATTGCCAAGGACAATGATATCAAGGTTATCGAATGCAATGTCCGAGCCTCTCGTTCTTTCCCGTTCGTGTCTAAGGTTATGGGTGTTGACCTTATTGAGATGGCGACTAAGGCAATGATTGGTGCTCCTTTCGCTGAGTATCCCCCGGTCACCATTCCCAAGGACTACGTTGGTGTGAAGGTTCCACAATTCTCATTCTCTCGACTTGCTGGAGCCGACCCTGTCTTGGGCGTGGAGATGGCGTCCACCGGAGAGGTCGCTTCGTTCGGTCGTGACAAGTACGAGGCCTACCTGAAGGCACTCCTGTCCACTGGATTCAAGCTTCCGAAGCGCAACATCCTGCTCTCCATTGGTTCCTACAAGgaaaagatggagatgctGCCTTCAATCATCAAGTTGCGTGATGTCGGTTTCGAGCTGTTTGCAACCTCTGGTACTGCGGATTTCTTGAAGGAGAACGGTGTTCCGGTGAAGTACTTGGAGATTCTGCCtggtgaggatgaggatatcaagTCCGAGTACTCCCTCACTCAGCATCTGGCAAACAACCTCATCGATCTCTATATCAACTTGCCGTCTAGCAACCGGTTCCGACGACCCGCCAACTACATGAGCAAGGGTTACCGCACCCGTCGTATGGCTGTAGACTACCAGACGCCGTTGGTGACCAATGTCAAGAACGCGAAGATTTTGATCGAGGCTATTGCTCGCCACTACGCACTCAATGTGCAGACTATCGACTATCAGACCAGCCACCGGTCGATTATCCTCCCTGGTCTAATTAACGTTGGCGCTTTCGTCCCTGGCCTTGGAAGTGCAGACTCCAAGGATTTTGAGGCTGTGACCAAGGCTTCTATCGCAGCTGGTTTCAGCATGATCCGGGTGATGCCAGTTGGCGTCGACTCCTCCATCACGGATGCTCGCACCCTGAAACTTGTCCAGCAGAACGCCGGCAAGGCCTCTTTCTGCGATTACAACTTCTCGGTTGTCGcaacttcctccaactctgcTGAAGTTGGACAGTTGACTGGCGAGGTTGGCTCTTTGTTCATCCCATTCAACCATCTTTCTGGAAACATCAGCAAGGTTGCCGCTGTTACCAGCCACTTTGGCGCATGGCCTTCGAGCAAGCCTATCATTACAGATGCTAAGTCGACGGATCTCGCGTCGGTCTTGCTTCTGGCAAGCCTCCACAGCCGCAACATCCACGTTATGAGCGTCACGTCTAAGGAGGATATTGGGCTGATCGCCCTTAGCAAGGAGAAGGGTCTCAAGGTCACTTGTGATGTTTCCATCTACTGCCTTTTCCTGTCTCGGGATGATTACCCTGAGGCTGCATTCTTGCCGACGGCAGAAGATCAGAAGGCTTTGTGGGAGCACCTCAGCACGATCGATATCTTCTCAATTGGCAGCATTCCTTACCAGCTTGCTGGCGAGAAGGGATCTCCGGCCGCCGGTATCGCTGaggctctgcctctgctgtTCACTGCTGTCTCCGAAGGCCGCCTGACTGTTGAGGACATCATTGCTCGTCTGTACGAGAACCCCAAGAAGATTTTTGAGCTGCACGACCAGTCGGACAGCTCGGTTGAGGTCGAGATCGATCGTCCTTATCTGTTCCAGAGCGCGCAGGCCTGGTCGCCGTTCAGTGGCAAGAGCGTCAAGGGCCTTGTTCAGCGTGTCATCTTCCAAGGGAAGACGTCTTGTCTTGACAGCGAAATCACTCCTGATGCTCCTAAAGGCTCGGATATGTCTGGTCACAGGATTGTGCCtgcatctccatccctcAAGGCGATGTCTCCACGGGTTGATGGTGCTCTAGACCGTAGGCAGTCCATCTCCATTGCCGGCACTCCTGCACGGTTGGGACGCAAGCCTGTGGATCACTTCCCTGCCGCCACTGGAGCCGAACTTGGTCCGCCCCTGTACACCCCTGTGCCTCGGGCCTCTTCGCCGTTGCTACAGATGCTTTCTCGGTCCCCCTTTAAACAAAAGCACGTGCTCTCTGTCAACCAATTCAACAGAGCTGACCTTCACCTGCTTTTCACCGTGGCACAAGAAATGCGACTCGGCGTTCAGCGCGAGGGCGTCCTGGACATCCTGAAGGGCCGTCTCCTGTGCACTCTCTTCTACGAGCCTTCCACCAGGACTTCCGCCTCGTTTGACGCTGCGATGCAGAGACTTGGAGGACGAACGATCGCCATCTCAACTGAGCACTCATCTACCAAGAAGGGCGAGACTCTGCAGGACACCCTCCGTACACTCGGCTGCTACGGAGATGCCGTTGTCTTGCGCCACCCAGAGCCCAGCAGCACCGAGGTTGCTGCCAAGTTCTCTCCCGTTCCTGTCATTAACGGTGGAAACGGCAGTGTTGAGCACCCCACTCAGGCGTTCCTTGACCTTTTCACCATCCGTGAGGAACTTGGAACTGTTGGCGGTCTGACCATCACCTTCACCGGCGACTTGAAGTACGGCCGTCCTGTCCACTCGCTCATCAAGTTGCTCCAATTCTACGATGTCCGCGTTCAACTCGTTGCGCCCAAGGATCTGTCCTTGCCTGCGGACATCCGCCAGCAACTGCTCGCAACCGGTCAGCTGCTCACGGAGTCTGAGGAGCTGACTCCTGAAATCGTCGCCCGCTCTGACGTTCTGTACTCCACTCGTGTGCAGAAGGAGCGCTTCGCCGACCTTGAGCAGTATGAACGCCTCAAGAACAGTTTCATCATCGACAACGCTCTCCTCAAGCACGCCAAGAGCCATATGGTCGTGATGCACCCTCTGCCTAGGAATGCCGAAGTTTCTGAAGAGGTTGACTTCGACCAGCGGGCAGCCTACTTCCGACAGGTGAGTCTCCAATCCCGTGGCCCTAGTAGTGAGTTCGACATGCTAATGTGGATGCAGATGAGATACGGTCTTTACTGCCGGATGGCCTTGCTTGCACTGATCATGGCGCCTTAGACGTATGCCTTGGGCGACTCTTATCTATGTTTCTATAGATTCAGCGAGCAATTCCTGTTTTCTCCGCGGCGACGACTGTATTTGTtatgtttttttttgcttggtCGATGCTATGTCCAAAAGTTATGCAGAGTTATATACCTTGTAGCACTGGCGAGGCAGATATAGGCCCGTCAGGTAGATTAGATGAATCTCCCTTTATGAACTCGATGACTCCCGTCATGTTTATGGTTATGTTATGTGTGATGTATATGTGGTATCTGTATTTGGTGTCATGTGTGGTTTATGTGTGGCGTATGTATGGTGTTCTGCGTGTTGTGTATGGTTTGGGTGTTTTGTTTTCGTTTcgtgtttttttttttcttcctttttttctttttctttttctttttttttttttaccctttcctttttttctaTTCTGGTTTGCATTTGAGCGCGGGATATCTGGGGTTGGGAATATTGGACTGAATTTGGGTCGGGATCTTGCACTGGGACATGGACTGCTTTTGGTGTTGAAGCGCATTTGGCAATAGATGGGATAGACTGGGTTTGGGTGGAATTGGTCAACAAGGAACACTAATTGTACATTATTCTCCCAATATTCTCCCCTTGAAGAATAATTTAATTCATGCATAATCATGTTCGTCCCTATAAACATAAGAAATGAAAAAGCACAGAGGTCGATTGATTTGTGTGCGGCGGCTGATGTTGATTACTGGCTGTGCTTTCGTAAACACTCTCCAGCTCCTACCTACGCTCATCGTTCCTTTGAGCTTCGCCTACGGTACTTTCCAGCGAGTCTGATCCTATCCTCTTGAAATCAGCTCGCTATTTGCTCCAAGGTTACTCCGCTCCCAAATGGAAAATGATCCCAACAGTTTCGCGCGGCGGGGTGACGACTGAACTGCACCGTCCAACGAGATGTGGTCTGAGATCTTGCTTTATGCTGAATTCCTTCTAATTAACTTGGGTATAGTTCAGAATAAGGACTTCTTGGCTATGGCCAGATGCAAGATTCACCCCTTGGCTAGATCCTACATCGCTCAGGCGGTTCGGCTGGCGTACCTGAGCTAACAACGCCTCGCATCTACCCTGGCATCGTTCAACCAACAGGAACCGAACGTGACGAAGCCCGACGCGAGGAAAACTAGCCTAGAACAGGGACAGAAGACCGCCATGAGGATTATTGCGTTCGATTTCCGGCGAAGTG
Protein-coding sequences here:
- a CDS encoding bifunctional carbamoylphosphate synthetase/aspartate transcarbamylase (transcript_id=CADANIAT00002113), with protein sequence MPETVGHEEPALPSSPQAGGAVAYNAISKELQPLPPTETANGGIIPPASSRIEGSTGRLCALELEDGTVYQGYNFGAEKSVAGELVFQTGMVGYPESITDPSYRGQILVITFPLVGNYGVPSRETMDELLKTLPKHFESTEIHIAALVVATYAGENYSHFLAESSLGQWLKEQGVPAIHGVDTRALTKRIRQKGSMLGRLLLHKADVAETDAALAQDTWKSSFEQIDWVDPNTKNLVSEVSIREPKLFSPPENVALKHPSSRPIRVLCLDVGLKFNQLRCLVARGVEVLVVPWDYDFPTLAGKDYDGLFVSNGPGDPATMTTTVNNLAKTMQEARTPIFGICLGHQLIARSVGAQTLKMKFGNRGHNIPCTSLVTGKCHITSQNHGYAVDSSTLPSDWQELFVNANDGSNEGIRHVSRPYFSVQFHPESTPGPRDTEYLFDVFINAIKDTIASPEALQKPVNFPGGAVAENIKASPRVSVKKVLILGSGGLSIGQAGEFDYSGSQAIKALKEEGIYTILINPNIATIQTSKGLADKVYFLPVNADFVRKVIKHERPDAIYVTFGGQTALQVGIQLKDEFESLGVKVLGTPIDTIITTEDRELFARSMDSIGEKCAKSASASSLEEALQVVESIGFPVIVRAAYALGGLGSGFADNLDELKDLCAKAFAASPQVLIERSMKGWKEIEYEVVRDARDNCITVCNMENFDPLGIHTGDSIVVAPSQTLSDEDYNMLRTTAVNVIRHLGVVGECNIQYALNPYSKEYCIIEVNARLSRSSALASKATGYPLAFIAAKLGLNIPLNEIKNSVTKVTCACFEPSLDYCVVKIPRWDLKKFTRVSTQLGSSMKSVGEVMAIGRTFEEAIQKAIRSVDFHNLGFNETNALMSIKTELQTPSDQRLFAIANAMAAGYSVDDIWKLTNIDKWFLTRLKGLSDFGKLMTNYNASTVTAPLLRQAKQLGFSDRQLAKFLSSNELAIRRLRVEAGIIPIVKQIDTVAAEFPSVTNYLYLTYNASEHDVRFDDNGIMVLGSGVYRIGSSVEFDWCSVRTIRTLREQGHKTVMVNYNPETVSTDYDEADRLYFENINLETVLDIYQLESSSGVIMSMGGQTPNNIALPLHRLNVRILGTSPEMIDGAENRYKFSRMLDRIGVDQPAWKELTSIEEAREFCDKVGYPVLVRPSYVLSGAAMNTVYSEHDLASYLNQAADVSREHPVVITKYIENAKEIEMDAVARNGVMVGHFISEHVENAGVHSGDATLILPPQDLDPETVRRIEEATRKIGNALNVTGPFNIQFIAKDNDIKVIECNVRASRSFPFVSKVMGVDLIEMATKAMIGAPFAEYPPVTIPKDYVGVKVPQFSFSRLAGADPVLGVEMASTGEVASFGRDKYEAYLKALLSTGFKLPKRNILLSIGSYKEKMEMLPSIIKLRDVGFELFATSGTADFLKENGVPVKYLEILPGEDEDIKSEYSLTQHLANNLIDLYINLPSSNRFRRPANYMSKGYRTRRMAVDYQTPLVTNVKNAKILIEAIARHYALNVQTIDYQTSHRSIILPGLINVGAFVPGLGSADSKDFEAVTKASIAAGFSMIRVMPVGVDSSITDARTLKLVQQNAGKASFCDYNFSVVATSSNSAEVGQLTGEVGSLFIPFNHLSGNISKVAAVTSHFGAWPSSKPIITDAKSTDLASVLLLASLHSRNIHVMSVTSKEDIGLIALSKEKGLKVTCDVSIYCLFLSRDDYPEAAFLPTAEDQKALWEHLSTIDIFSIGSIPYQLAGEKGSPAAGIAEALPLLFTAVSEGRLTVEDIIARLYENPKKIFELHDQSDSSVEVEIDRPYLFQSAQAWSPFSGKSVKGLVQRVIFQGKTSCLDSEITPDAPKGSDMSGHRIVPASPSLKAMSPRVDGALDRRQSISIAGTPARLGRKPVDHFPAATGAELGPPLYTPVPRASSPLLQMLSRSPFKQKHVLSVNQFNRADLHLLFTVAQEMRLGVQREGVLDILKGRLLCTLFYEPSTRTSASFDAAMQRLGGRTIAISTEHSSTKKGETLQDTLRTLGCYGDAVVLRHPEPSSTEVAAKFSPVPVINGGNGSVEHPTQAFLDLFTIREELGTVGGLTITFTGDLKYGRPVHSLIKLLQFYDVRVQLVAPKDLSLPADIRQQLLATGQLLTESEELTPEIVARSDVLYSTRVQKERFADLEQYERLKNSFIIDNALLKHAKSHMVVMHPLPRNAEVSEEVDFDQRAAYFRQVSLQSRGPSSEFDMLMWMQMRYGLYCRMALLALIMAP